GAAGGCAAAGTCACCGACGACAGCCTGATCGGGTGGCGTGCCTCGGGCGTCCCGGGCACGGTGCGCGGCCTGGAACTGGCAAACAAGAAGTACGGGCATAAGCCGTGGCGCGAACTGTTGCGGCCTGCGATCGGCCTGGCCAGGAGAGGGTTCCCGGTCTCCTACGCGATGATGCGCTCGCTGCGCGATCCCGAGTACCACCTCGCCCAGTTCGCGGAATCGAAGCGCATCTTCCAGAAGGATGGCGCGTACTACGATATCGGGGAGACGTTCCGGCAGCCGGAACTGGCGCGGACGCTGGAGCGCATCGCCACCCGCGGCAGCAGGGATTTCTACGAGGGCGAGACGGCGCGTCTGATCGCGGACGCGATGGCGAAGAACGGCGGGCTGATCACACTCGACGATCTGCGGAAGTATGAAGCCATCGAGCGCAAACCGCTCGAGGGCGACTACAAGAGCTATCACATCGTGACCGCGCCTCCGCCCAGCTCTGGCGGGGTGGGGCTGCTGGAGATGCTGGGCATGCTGGAGCGGTCTGGATATGAGAAGAACGGCGCCGGATCGGCGGCCGCGTACCACTACCTGGCCGAGGTCATGCGGCGCTTCTATGCCGACCGCAACGAGTACCTGGCCGATCCGGACTTCGTGAAGAACCCGGTCGCGAGGCTGCTCGACCCGGCATACCTGAAGGCGCGGCGCGAGTCCATCGATGGGGCGCGTGCGACGCCGAGCGAGCAGGTCAGCCCGGGAACACCGGCCGGCCACGAGGGCGCCAACACCACCCACTACAGCATCGTGGACGAGCAGGGAAATGCAGTCGCCGTGACTTACACGCTGAACGAAGGCTACGGCAGCGGTGTCACCGTCCCCGGGGCTGGGTTCCTGATGAACGATGAGATGGACGACTTCTCGGCCAAGCCGGGTGTTCCCAACCTGTTCGAGCTGGT
This DNA window, taken from Terriglobales bacterium, encodes the following:
- the ggt gene encoding gamma-glutamyltransferase; its protein translation is EGKVTDDSLIGWRASGVPGTVRGLELANKKYGHKPWRELLRPAIGLARRGFPVSYAMMRSLRDPEYHLAQFAESKRIFQKDGAYYDIGETFRQPELARTLERIATRGSRDFYEGETARLIADAMAKNGGLITLDDLRKYEAIERKPLEGDYKSYHIVTAPPPSSGGVGLLEMLGMLERSGYEKNGAGSAAAYHYLAEVMRRFYADRNEYLADPDFVKNPVARLLDPAYLKARRESIDGARATPSEQVSPGTPAGHEGANTTHYSIVDEQGNAVAVTYTLNEGYGSGVTVPGAGFLMNDEMDDFSAKPGVPNLFELVQGEANAIAPGKRPLSSMTPTIVVKDGKPFLVLGAPGGAKIITGVLQVMLNVIDFGMNVQDAIDFPRVHHQWRPDRLDVEPGVSPDTTALLKSMGYDLRFVDKRGDPETVGRVEAIQIKDGWLLGGHDGRGAGEVAGY